Proteins encoded by one window of Erythrobacter sp.:
- a CDS encoding PQQ-binding-like beta-propeller repeat protein, whose product MIIRSRRSLAVLALLLTTSVGAQEVPAGDWPLYARDAGGQRYVPLEQIDRANVDQLERAWEFRLRPDGGGLVLAGTVPVVVDGVMYLPLGDAVVALEAHTGRELWRHQVTGTTVRRHVAYWPGDGEHGARLFYNGGNEIVAISAETGELVASFGDNGRTPFDVRYSYSPSIFRDVLVIGASTPEVSTGPLGNTRAFSAVTGEMLWSFNTVPQPGEVGHETWLDDGWRNRPGNNMWVWYSTFDEETGLLFMTLGSPAPNYYGGDRPGDNLFGNSVLAVDLQSGEYRWHFQTIHHDLWDWDLPAPPVLVDVTVNGETIPALSQTGKPGLMYILDRRTGEPVHGVEEHLVAAADVPGEWYSPTQPIPTAPAPLSRMWWNPTDVVTVGDTTAEHAAACRALLDSYGGTFFNAGPFTPFFLHEEGDPPRASINLPHNGGSNWGGSAVDPRTGYVFINTTESGSIGWIEARDPDGNYGRGAEGSTQPYDRGSLSGPGAYSSFSASFTAEDGTRVTLPCIRPPWGRLLAVDANSGEIAWASNLGTTPQLGPERANTGSNNTFGGPMVTAGGLVFIGATDDRMFRAFDSASGELVWQEELEYAANTIPMSYLGSDGRQYLAVVAAGSGFGPPLMGPQGPRNNESLIVWALSEESAQVRTPEGALLDTSGDLAYAPGELSEAQLQESNRALYTQDSMNVFRRFPREVTADMVRFYTEALALRSLNPIQLTSTQQMILTGVGSGQVKLSAGQQGDRSYDLSGGVTGGTGIRYLRFTFPDAGVVAERFVAAGLPAPQFVTLADGSQVATLTDPAGLTIEIAILPGASDHSDDGVGVGIAVSDLATSRVFYRDFVGLDEGAASEATHLGVTRHPFRHAETTLWLHEVGPGLPGDTGSSGIQYVVNDAALAAARGDYRGVAVETPLNRLTGFDLTTVWLNDPDGVTNYFAQVGPNSRTARGEN is encoded by the coding sequence GTGATTATCCGCTCCAGACGGTCCTTGGCCGTGCTCGCCCTGCTGCTCACCACCTCTGTCGGTGCGCAGGAGGTTCCCGCTGGCGACTGGCCGCTCTATGCGCGCGATGCGGGCGGGCAGCGGTATGTTCCGCTCGAACAGATCGACCGCGCGAATGTCGATCAGCTCGAACGCGCGTGGGAATTCCGTCTTCGCCCTGACGGCGGCGGGCTGGTGCTGGCGGGCACGGTGCCGGTGGTGGTCGATGGCGTGATGTACCTGCCCCTCGGCGATGCGGTGGTGGCGCTGGAAGCGCACACCGGGCGCGAGCTTTGGCGGCACCAAGTGACGGGCACCACGGTGCGCCGCCATGTCGCTTACTGGCCGGGCGATGGCGAACACGGTGCACGGCTGTTCTACAACGGCGGCAACGAGATCGTCGCCATCAGTGCGGAAACGGGCGAACTGGTCGCGAGCTTCGGCGACAACGGTCGCACGCCATTCGACGTGCGCTATTCCTACTCGCCCTCGATCTTCCGCGATGTGCTGGTGATCGGCGCTTCCACCCCGGAAGTCTCGACCGGGCCACTGGGCAACACCCGCGCCTTCAGCGCTGTCACCGGCGAGATGCTGTGGAGCTTCAACACCGTGCCCCAGCCGGGCGAGGTCGGGCACGAAACATGGCTCGACGACGGCTGGCGGAACCGCCCCGGCAACAACATGTGGGTCTGGTATTCCACCTTCGACGAGGAAACCGGCCTGCTGTTCATGACGCTCGGCAGCCCCGCGCCCAATTACTACGGCGGGGACCGACCGGGGGACAACCTGTTCGGCAACTCGGTGCTAGCCGTCGATCTGCAATCCGGCGAGTACCGCTGGCACTTCCAGACCATCCACCACGACCTGTGGGACTGGGACCTGCCCGCCCCGCCGGTGCTGGTGGATGTGACGGTAAACGGCGAGACGATCCCTGCCCTCTCTCAAACGGGCAAGCCGGGGCTGATGTACATCCTCGACCGCCGCACCGGGGAGCCGGTTCACGGCGTGGAGGAACACTTGGTCGCCGCCGCCGATGTTCCCGGCGAATGGTATTCCCCCACCCAGCCGATCCCCACCGCGCCCGCCCCGCTCAGCCGGATGTGGTGGAATCCCACCGATGTGGTGACGGTGGGCGACACCACTGCCGAACATGCCGCCGCCTGCCGCGCCTTGCTCGACAGCTACGGCGGCACCTTCTTCAACGCCGGACCGTTCACCCCGTTCTTCCTGCACGAAGAGGGCGATCCTCCGCGCGCAAGCATCAACCTGCCGCACAACGGCGGCTCCAACTGGGGCGGCAGCGCGGTCGATCCGCGAACGGGCTATGTCTTCATCAACACGACCGAAAGCGGCTCGATCGGCTGGATCGAGGCGCGTGATCCGGACGGGAACTACGGGCGCGGGGCCGAGGGATCGACCCAGCCCTACGATCGCGGATCGCTGAGCGGACCGGGGGCGTACTCCTCCTTTTCCGCCAGCTTCACCGCCGAGGATGGCACCCGCGTCACCCTCCCCTGCATCCGCCCGCCATGGGGCCGGTTGCTGGCGGTGGACGCGAACAGCGGGGAAATCGCTTGGGCGAGCAATCTCGGCACCACGCCGCAGCTGGGTCCGGAGCGGGCCAATACCGGATCGAACAATACCTTCGGCGGACCGATGGTGACGGCGGGCGGGCTGGTGTTCATCGGCGCGACCGACGACCGGATGTTCCGCGCCTTCGATTCCGCCAGTGGTGAGCTGGTGTGGCAGGAGGAGCTCGAATACGCCGCGAACACCATTCCGATGAGCTATCTCGGCAGCGACGGGCGGCAGTATCTGGCCGTGGTCGCCGCCGGATCGGGCTTCGGCCCGCCGCTGATGGGGCCGCAGGGGCCGCGCAACAATGAGAGCCTGATCGTCTGGGCCTTATCGGAAGAAAGCGCGCAGGTCCGCACGCCGGAAGGCGCGCTGCTCGATACGTCGGGCGATCTTGCCTATGCGCCGGGGGAACTGAGCGAGGCGCAATTGCAGGAAAGCAACCGCGCGCTGTACACGCAGGATTCGATGAACGTGTTCCGCCGCTTCCCGCGCGAGGTGACAGCGGACATGGTGCGGTTCTACACCGAGGCACTGGCGCTGCGTTCGCTCAATCCGATCCAGTTGACCAGCACCCAGCAGATGATCCTGACCGGAGTGGGCAGCGGGCAGGTGAAGCTCTCGGCTGGGCAGCAGGGGGATCGCAGTTACGATCTCTCCGGCGGCGTGACCGGCGGCACCGGCATCCGCTACCTGCGTTTCACCTTTCCCGATGCGGGCGTGGTGGCAGAGCGGTTTGTCGCGGCCGGGCTTCCCGCCCCGCAGTTCGTTACCTTGGCGGATGGTTCGCAAGTAGCGACGCTCACCGATCCTGCCGGACTGACCATCGAGATTGCGATCTTGCCCGGCGCGTCAGACCATTCGGACGATGGCGTTGGCGTAGGCATCGCCGTCTCAGACCTCGCCACCAGCCGCGTATTCTATCGCGATTTTGTCGGGCTGGACGAAGGCGCGGCGAGTGAGGCGACGCATCTGGGCGTGACCCGCCATCCCTTCCGCCATGCCGAAACGACGCTCTGGCTGCACGAAGTCGGCCCCGGTCTGCCGGGGGACACCGGTAGCTCGGGGATTCAGTATGTGGTGAACGACGCCGCGCTGGCGGCGGCCCGCGGGGACTATCGCGGGGTGGCGGTGGAAACTCCGCTCAACCGGCTGACCGGGTTCGACCTGACAACTGTCTGGCTCAACGATCCGGATGGCGTGACCAATTACTTCGCGCAGGTGGGGCCGAACTCAAGGACGGCGCGCGGCGAGAACTGA
- a CDS encoding kinase — MVEQHWQPLATQIARNATSRSPLIVGINGAQGSGKTTVCRFLEVLLRQRSLRAVTLSLDDLYLTHAERLQLAAEVHPLFATRGVPGTHAVALAFSIIEDVLAGRAFEIPRFEKAFDDRANDVTRVTGPVDVLLFEGWCVGAAPQPPEKLKRPINVLEAEEDRDGVWRTLVNHWLGEDYARLFRLLDMLVMLKVDSFDAVLANRRLQEQKLADLNPVGTGLLDEEELVRFISHYERLTRHMLAEMPARADVLIEIGADQRPRD, encoded by the coding sequence GTGGTGGAACAGCACTGGCAACCACTCGCCACCCAGATCGCCCGCAATGCGACCAGCCGGAGTCCGCTGATTGTCGGGATCAATGGCGCGCAGGGGAGCGGCAAGACAACCGTCTGCCGGTTCCTCGAAGTGCTACTCCGGCAACGATCCTTACGCGCCGTCACCCTCTCGCTCGACGATCTCTACCTCACCCATGCCGAGCGGCTGCAACTGGCCGCCGAAGTCCACCCGCTTTTCGCGACACGCGGGGTGCCGGGAACCCACGCCGTCGCCCTCGCCTTCAGCATCATCGAGGACGTGCTGGCAGGCCGCGCGTTCGAAATTCCGCGCTTCGAAAAGGCCTTTGACGATCGCGCGAACGATGTCACTCGCGTCACCGGCCCAGTGGACGTGCTGCTGTTCGAAGGCTGGTGCGTCGGCGCCGCGCCGCAGCCGCCGGAAAAGCTCAAGCGCCCGATCAATGTGCTGGAGGCAGAGGAAGACCGCGACGGAGTGTGGCGCACCCTCGTCAACCACTGGCTGGGCGAGGACTATGCCAGGCTGTTCCGCCTGCTCGACATGCTGGTGATGCTGAAGGTGGACAGCTTCGATGCCGTGCTCGCCAACCGGCGGTTGCAGGAACAGAAGCTGGCCGATCTCAATCCGGTGGGCACCGGCCTGCTCGACGAGGAAGAGCTGGTCCGCTTCATCTCGCACTACGAGCGGCTGACGCGGCACATGCTGGCCGAAATGCCCGCGCGGGCTGATGTGTTGATCGAAATCGGAGCGGATCAGCGCCCCAGAGATTGA